In the Pedobacter cryoconitis genome, GCGTACCTGACGGGGGGCCTGGTTTACCCCTATTAAACTGGAGCCGAATTGCTGGTGACTTACGGATTGCACACTTCATCGGAATGCATGCATTACAGATTTTGCCTTTATTTGTAATACTCAGTGGTATAAAGAATAGCCGTCCTGTCCTGATCTTTGCATTGCTCTATTTTGCCCTGGTCTCTCTGTTATTATATAATGCAATGCTCGGAAGACCACTTTTCTAAAAAAAAACTCATTACTAGATAAAAATATGAAAATTTTAATGTTCGGCCCGGGAGTTATCTCCGCTCAATATGGATGGATAGTAATCTGGACAAGAATGAACAACATTCAAATTCCGCGCTACAAAACATGATGATTCCACTTCCGATACTCAGTAGGTCGTAATCCCGTCTTCTCCCTGAATATTCTTGAAAAATAGAAACTGGAATCAAAGTTTAGCTTTCCCTCTGGGAATACCAACGTTTACTTCTAAAAAAATCAGATTCCCAATACCAACCTTTTTCATCGATTCTAAATCTTTAGTCATGGTTTCGGCAGTCATATTGCCATCCATAAAATACCAGTAAACCCCAGGTTTGTAACTGTCATCAGGTTTCAAAAATTCCAATTTCATTTTTGTTAGCTGTTCATTCGATACATTGGCAAAAAAGCAGGAAATTGCAAAAGGATGGGAAAAAGTCTTATACTTATAATTTTTAGCTATGCTCAAATGTTTAAGCTGTTTGGTTTTGCAGAAGATGCTTAAAAGTATAGAAAGTGGCCTGCTCATCAAATGGATTATTTGATAAATAAAATGAACATTTTGTCTTATTGTAAATTTTGCGGGTAGTCTCTATAGACGGTAATAAAAAAAATTACTCCAAACATTACATCAGAACGAAATATATCTTTATTTAGACGCTCATTATCAGATAATTCGGTAACGCATATTTTTGGAAGTTCTTTAAGATTGTCTTTGGTTTCTTTTTTCATATCTCTCCTAAATTATATTGTGATTTAAACATACTATCTGGATTACACAATCTCAGTTAGGTATGATAACTAAGTTTAGTGGTACCCAAAGGTGTCTTCAAATTTATGATAGGCTTTCCCGGATTTCCATAAATAGTTTCTTTTCCACTAATGTAGACCATTAGCGTTAAGGATTATCCTCATGCGTAGAAAATGTCCGTAATTGTCCGTGGCTGTCTGCAATTGTCCGCAGTTGTCCGTGGGTTAGTTCAATGGAAAATTATAATTTCATTAATCTTCAACTAGTTATGGTTTGGTTGTGCCTGAGTGGTGATCGGGATGACACCAAGTTGTAAACGGGCTGTAAGCATGGTAAGTCTATGTCATTTCAACTAGTTGTTTTGACTTAGACTTGCCATGCTCTCGCGTTACTTTAGCATTGCTCTTACCCTAACGAGTACCCGGCCAGTACTCAGGCAGTACCCGGACGATACAGGTTCACTCGGTGCTGATCAAGTCACCCGGGCTTCAAGTATAGCGAATTGATTTGGGACGATCATCTATCTAAATAATTGCCCGGATTTTTTCGACTTTTCAGCAGTCTGGTTTTTCGGGGGGAGGTCAACTTCAGTGCATAAATGACATGGATTTTAAAAGTACGTCCATTTTTTGCATTTATCAATCTAAAAACACATTGTCGGCAGAAAAGAAAATGCATGGTTTCAAATTTTATTTATTATACTAAAAATTTATAAAAATTAAAGTAAATTTAAAAATCGAACACTTATTGCGCTATTGAAAATAGTTCATGATTAAATTAATATTTATAGCTACAATTTATGATAAGAATTTTAATGTTGATTGTATCAATGCTCGCAGCTTCATGTTCCCAACAGAAATCTACTTATAAAATAGATGATTTAGATTCGAATGGCGAAATCAATTTACAAAAATGGAATTACATCATCTTTCATGATGATACATTGCATAAAAGTCCGGATAAAAATAAAGACTATATGAAATCAATTGGTTTAGGTTCTGAATTAGATTTTGCTAGCAACCCCAATTCTAATGGAATTTTCAGAATAAATCACTTTTTCTCAAAAGTTCCTCACACAGATGGCTTCAAAAGTTCAAAAGAATCTATTGTCGGGTTTGAAGAAATTAGCAAGTCGGATTTAACTGGATCTATTATTTATATGTATTGTAACATCATTTCTTCAAAAGATCAAACCGGATATATGATGAGTAGGTCTACTGATGGGTTAAAATTATGGGTTAATGGTAAAGAGATACTTCATACCGCTGAAACACGTGGATTTGAACAGTATTTCTCGGATTATGTAAAAATCAATTTGCATAAGGGTGATAATAACATTTTATTGAAGAAGGTTGTAAATAGTACCGATTTATTGATTGAAGTTAAATTAGCCAATTACAGCAGTGCTGTGAGAGAATATAAAAAGACTTCTACCGGGCTTATTCTAAGCAATGCCATAGTTCTAGATACGATTAAACTTAGAGAAAACCAGGAGAAGTCCTTGAAAGAAGCGGTTTCTTATCAATTTAAAAATATTCAGGGCAACATTGTTTATACCACAACCAAAACACCTAATTCCTCTCAAAATATAATTACTTCATCTTTAACAGAAGGCTGTGCCTACATGTGCTCATTAACATTAGGCGGTCAAGTGATTAGTCAACCTTTTTTTAAGGGAAACCCAGATAAATATTATGAAAGAATAAATACAAACAGATATTCATTTAATGATCACGTGCAGCAACAGATTGAACCATATATGTATAGACTGGATAAACTATTGAAACATGATTCCAGGAAATCAGATTGGTGGTGGTCATTTAAAGTTGCCAATTTAATATATGAAATAGAAAATTGTATAACTAAGCAAAAAAACAAATACCATAACGATCTAACATTTGGAATCCAGTACAGAACCTATCTTTCGACACTTGATTCAAGTATGCAGGATTACTTGCTGATAACCCCAGATAGTTTAAGCAGTCATGAAAAAGTGCCTCTGGTTTTGGTATTACGGCCATTCATAGAAACCCAGCACCCTTTTTTGACATCACCACAAATGTCAAGATATTGGGGATTATTATGGGCAAAAAATCTTTCAAATAAATATCGATATACGATCTTGATGCCCTCAGCCAGGCTCTATCAGCACGAACCAATGACCCCCATTGCTGAAGCTGACATTTTTCAGGCTATAGAAGATGTGAGTAAATTTTATTCAATTGATAAAAATAGAATTTACCTGCATGGGAATTGTTCTGCCGGATATAGATCCCTGGTCTTAGCAGAACATCATCCCCACTATTTTGCTGCTATGGGACTTTATGCACCTGTTACTCATTTGCTCAATGAAAATTCATGGATTATTAAGAATTCTCCACAAAAAAACATGAATAGTTATAAAACTATTCCAACAATATTACATTATGACCCTGTAGACACACACAATCCATATTCTGAATTTAAAGATTTCATTAAGGATTGTCATATAAAACAAATCCCTCTGACTATTTCCACAAAGAAATATTCTGGCTTACATTACAATGTTCACCTTGTCGGTGAAGAGGCATTTGATTTTTTTAAAGATAAAAAGAGGTCGACCGAGTTTAAAGCAGCTATTAGTCGTTCAGAAAATCCGGAGCGCACCATAAACCAACCTGTTATATTAGATTTTTTTGGCCACCCTTATCTATTTGTGGTAAATGAAAAAGATCTGGCAAAGCAGGGTAAAACAGCTTATGTGGCAAGAATGATCATGAAAGAATATGAGAAACTACTATTTGCCCGCTGTCCTATTAAGTATGACAGCGAAATTACTACCCATGATTTTGAAACTAAAAATTTGTTTTTTATCGGACATAATTTTAATAATAATCTAATTAAAAAATCACTTAAGAATATTTCCCTTTCGATCAAACATGATCAGGTAAAAATAAACAATACCCTATACCAGGGGGAAGGCATTACATTTGAAGCAATTTTTAGCAGCCCAATTAATAGCAAAAGGAATATAATTGTTTATAGTACAAACTCCATTTTGAAGTTTGAGCATAAAATATTATCCCCTTGGAAAAGTGGGTTTCAAAGACAAATAGCAATTTATGATAATTAAATCTATTAAATAATCAATTTAAGTTGTATTAAATTTATACTACACGATATGGCTTTTAAAAGTTTAAAAAAATGATATTAATTTCTAAATAAAATCATCAATTAAATAAAATATCGTTAAAATACTCTAGTTATATTAATAATATAACAAAAAACAACATTAATATTAAATAATTAACTCAGAAAATTAAAAATTAGAATTAATTATTATATTTGATAGAACTAAACAATATTTTTAATATTATGAAAAAATCACAAAAAATTTTAGGCCTAACCCTTGGTGGCTTTCTTGTTGCTGTAGGATTTGCATTTTCTGGTTTATCAGCTAGTGCTTCCGATTTATCAGAATTATCGGCTAAGGCTGGTGACTATTGCACCGGATCTTCCAATACGGACTGCAGATCATCTGCAACAGGGAACATTTATCCGCACATGGAATCTTCGAATTTTTAATTATCAGATCTTTCCTAAA is a window encoding:
- a CDS encoding AraC family transcriptional regulator; translated protein: MVFPEGKLNFDSSFYFSRIFREKTGLRPTEYRKWNHHVL
- a CDS encoding glycosyl hydrolase, with product MKLEFLKPDDSYKPGVYWYFMDGNMTAETMTKDLESMKKVGIGNLIFLEVNVGIPRGKAKL